From a single Loigolactobacillus coryniformis subsp. coryniformis KCTC 3167 = DSM 20001 genomic region:
- a CDS encoding AI-2E family transporter yields MFEQIRHSRLMFWSLELLIVATLIFMCTKIGFIFSPIGTFIATLFVPILISGFLFYLFNPLVKLLGHLKISRNWAILIVFVIFFGGLALIIWAVIPNLVNQITQLLSNLPTVAKDMEHLAKSLMKNPLLKKVDLEKAITDMNLSFSSIMQSLLKYFTSSIGSVVGTVTSVAVTAITIPVMLFYMLKDGHRLIPNVQRLLPAKYRAEATDLLLKMGDTISSYIAGQLIECLFVGVFTFLGYLLVGMPYSFLLGFIAGLCNIMPYVGPYFGIAPALIIAVTVSPMMVILVVVIVVVVQQIDGNFVYPNVIGRTLSIHPLTIIVLLLVAGNIAGLLGMILAIPFYAIVKTVVQYFWGIYQLREQAKIAEVSPKSHDQL; encoded by the coding sequence ATGTTTGAACAGATTCGTCATTCACGGCTGATGTTTTGGTCACTAGAATTGTTGATCGTGGCGACTTTAATTTTCATGTGTACAAAGATCGGCTTCATTTTTTCACCGATTGGCACATTTATTGCCACCTTATTTGTACCGATCCTGATCTCGGGATTTTTATTTTATCTATTTAATCCACTGGTCAAGTTGTTAGGCCATCTGAAAATTTCTCGTAATTGGGCAATTTTGATCGTATTCGTCATTTTCTTTGGCGGTTTGGCTTTGATCATCTGGGCGGTGATCCCTAACTTGGTCAATCAAATCACCCAGTTACTGAGTAATTTACCAACGGTTGCGAAAGATATGGAACATCTAGCTAAAAGCTTGATGAAGAACCCGCTTTTAAAAAAGGTGGATCTGGAAAAAGCAATCACCGATATGAACCTTTCGTTTAGCAGTATCATGCAATCTCTGTTAAAATATTTCACCAGTAGTATCGGTTCAGTTGTTGGGACGGTGACTAGTGTTGCGGTGACTGCAATCACAATTCCGGTGATGCTGTTTTATATGTTGAAGGATGGACATCGCTTGATTCCTAATGTGCAGCGGCTACTTCCGGCAAAGTATCGAGCTGAAGCTACTGATCTGTTGTTAAAAATGGGCGACACGATCTCCTCGTATATCGCCGGCCAACTGATTGAATGTTTGTTTGTTGGCGTCTTTACTTTTCTTGGTTACCTATTGGTCGGGATGCCTTATAGTTTCTTACTTGGTTTTATTGCCGGTTTGTGCAATATTATGCCGTATGTTGGTCCGTATTTTGGTATTGCACCCGCATTGATCATTGCGGTGACGGTTTCGCCAATGATGGTAATTTTAGTTGTGGTGATCGTCGTTGTTGTTCAGCAGATCGATGGTAACTTTGTTTACCCCAATGTGATCGGGCGCACGCTGTCGATCCATCCGCTGACAATCATTGTATTGTTGTTAGTAGCTGGTAATATTGCTGGCTTGCTGGGAATGATATTAGCCATTCCGTTTTACGCCATCGTCAAAACCGTCGTGCAATATTTCTGGGGAATTTACCAATTGCGTGAACAAGCCAAAATTGCGGAAGTGTCACCGAAAAGTCATGATCAGTTATAA
- a CDS encoding heavy metal-binding domain-containing protein yields the protein MADKILVTTTEHIPGHEYEIISEVFGLTTQSKNIARNIGAGLKSLAGGEIHAYTDLLTEARDVAIERLRENAVALGADAVVMMRFDSDSITDGMETIAAYGTAVKFK from the coding sequence ATGGCCGATAAAATTTTAGTCACCACCACTGAGCACATTCCTGGGCATGAATATGAAATCATTAGCGAAGTGTTTGGCTTAACCACGCAATCTAAAAACATTGCTCGCAATATTGGTGCTGGCTTAAAGAGTCTCGCTGGTGGCGAGATCCACGCTTACACTGATTTATTGACGGAAGCGCGTGATGTAGCAATTGAGCGGCTCCGTGAAAATGCAGTTGCTTTAGGCGCTGATGCCGTGGTCATGATGCGTTTTGACTCCGACTCGATCACTGACGGTATGGAAACCATTGCTGCTTATGGAACTGCGGTAAAATTCAAGTAA
- the ntdP gene encoding nucleoside tri-diphosphate phosphatase: MRIPKEGESVAIQSYKHDGSLHRTWRDTMILKTSENEIIGVNDHTLVTESDGRRWLTREPAIIFFHRHYWFNVIAMIRDNGVSYYCNLASPFVLDREALKYIDYDLDVKVFPDGERKLLDVDEYEANSKRWHYSNATDKILKANVNILVDWSDHHKGPFSQEYIDIWYQRYLELAHR, translated from the coding sequence ATGCGTATTCCGAAAGAAGGGGAATCGGTCGCGATCCAAAGTTATAAACATGACGGAAGTTTACACCGGACGTGGCGTGACACGATGATTTTAAAAACATCGGAGAACGAGATAATTGGTGTTAATGATCATACTTTGGTAACGGAGTCAGATGGACGGCGATGGCTAACGCGGGAACCGGCAATTATATTTTTCCACCGACATTATTGGTTTAATGTCATTGCCATGATCCGTGATAACGGGGTTTCTTATTATTGTAATCTGGCCTCGCCGTTTGTATTAGACCGTGAAGCACTGAAGTATATTGATTATGACCTGGATGTCAAAGTTTTTCCGGATGGCGAAAGAAAATTATTGGATGTCGATGAATATGAAGCCAATAGCAAACGTTGGCATTACTCCAATGCGACAGACAAGATTTTGAAGGCTAATGTCAATATCTTGGTCGATTGGTCTGATCACCATAAGGGACCTTTCTCGCAAGAATATATTGATATTTGGTATCAACGTTACCTGGAACTTGCCCACCGGTAA
- the galU gene encoding UTP--glucose-1-phosphate uridylyltransferase GalU has translation MKVRKAIIPAAGLGTRLLPATKAMAKEMLPIVDVPTIQFLVEEAKAAGIEDILIITGKGKRPIEDHFDSVPELEMVLKNRHKDKLLKLVESTTDIGVRLFFIRQSYPKGLGDAVRLAQDFVADEPFVVMLGDDITQSKVPLTKQLMNDYDKTHASTLAVIKVPHDEVSKYGVIKPVAETEKGLYNVQSFVEKPKPEQAPSDLAIIGRYLFTPEIFDSLNIQKPDAGGEIQLTDAIDHMNKTQRVFAREFTGKRYDTGNKLGYLTTNIEFGLQHPEIKDELCDYIIKLGHKLSQK, from the coding sequence ATGAAGGTTCGTAAAGCAATTATTCCAGCCGCAGGACTGGGGACACGTTTGTTGCCAGCAACGAAAGCGATGGCTAAAGAAATGTTGCCGATCGTCGATGTGCCAACGATTCAATTTTTAGTCGAGGAAGCTAAGGCAGCCGGGATCGAGGATATCTTGATCATCACCGGTAAAGGCAAGCGACCAATTGAAGATCATTTTGACTCAGTGCCTGAATTGGAAATGGTTTTGAAGAATCGGCATAAGGATAAGTTATTGAAATTAGTTGAAAGTACCACCGATATCGGGGTACGGTTATTCTTTATTCGGCAATCTTATCCTAAAGGTCTCGGCGATGCAGTTCGTTTGGCTCAGGACTTCGTTGCCGACGAACCATTTGTGGTTATGCTCGGCGATGACATTACACAATCCAAGGTCCCATTGACTAAGCAGTTGATGAACGATTATGATAAAACCCACGCTTCCACGTTAGCGGTTATTAAAGTGCCGCATGATGAAGTTTCTAAGTATGGGGTCATTAAGCCCGTTGCGGAAACGGAAAAAGGGTTATACAACGTTCAAAGTTTTGTTGAAAAACCTAAACCAGAGCAAGCACCTAGCGATTTAGCTATCATCGGGCGTTACTTGTTTACACCGGAAATTTTTGATAGCTTAAATATTCAAAAACCGGATGCTGGCGGTGAAATTCAGCTGACCGATGCCATTGATCATATGAATAAAACCCAACGCGTATTTGCCCGTGAATTTACCGGCAAACGTTATGATACAGGGAACAAATTGGGCTACTTAACGACTAATATTGAATTTGGTCTGCAGCATCCCGAGATCAAAGACGAATTGTGCGATTACATTATTAAATTAGGGCATAAGTTAAGCCAAAAATAA
- a CDS encoding hemolysin family protein, producing MSSDPDSHIWGQLIVLIVCLVLSLLFATLAFLMTDVSTQRLDEEAKTGDNKAARVLKLLQRQATVLVALRSFTVGTELIASVTLFNLVRTWLPITGTGMVVVWLVIFVFAILLLLVIANLLPQQIALHNPEQLAKRYSGIILSLQRILQPWSWLLLFITRGLARLLGLPFHNEVKRELSREEMIEMIEHGSKSGAIEADEFQMFEGIIDMQDKMAREVMVPRTDAFMLNIEDDDAANIKQILEQNYSRIPIYRSDKDKVIGVVHIKKLLQRAHQVGFANVKIADVMQEPLFVPETIMIDRLLYEFKKTQNQLSILRDEYGGLVGLVSIEDLLEEIVGEIDDETDEAEVLYRQIDPRHYVVKGNMPLDDFNELFATEIDSPDVDTIAGYTLAELGTIPDLGEQLTLKLTNGIELQTGAVEGSRLLEVLVTLPEDKPATPAKAEE from the coding sequence ATGAGTTCTGACCCGGATAGTCATATATGGGGACAGTTGATCGTATTAATTGTTTGTTTAGTTTTAAGTTTGTTGTTTGCAACGTTAGCATTTTTAATGACTGACGTATCAACGCAGCGCTTAGACGAGGAAGCAAAAACGGGTGATAATAAAGCTGCCCGTGTTTTAAAATTACTGCAACGACAGGCGACTGTTTTGGTGGCATTACGCAGTTTTACGGTGGGCACCGAATTGATTGCCAGTGTGACGCTTTTTAACTTAGTTCGCACTTGGTTGCCAATAACGGGAACGGGTATGGTCGTTGTGTGGCTCGTCATTTTTGTGTTCGCTATTTTGCTATTATTGGTGATTGCCAATTTATTACCGCAGCAAATTGCGTTACACAATCCTGAGCAACTAGCTAAACGCTATAGTGGCATCATTTTAAGCTTGCAACGTATTTTACAGCCGTGGTCGTGGTTGCTATTATTCATTACGCGGGGATTGGCACGTTTGCTGGGCTTACCATTTCATAATGAGGTCAAGCGTGAGTTAAGCCGTGAAGAAATGATTGAAATGATCGAGCACGGTTCTAAATCTGGTGCGATCGAAGCCGATGAATTTCAAATGTTTGAAGGCATTATCGATATGCAGGATAAAATGGCACGTGAGGTGATGGTGCCACGGACGGATGCCTTTATGTTAAATATTGAGGATGACGATGCGGCTAATATCAAGCAAATCTTGGAGCAAAATTATTCACGGATCCCGATCTATCGTAGTGATAAGGATAAAGTGATTGGTGTCGTCCACATCAAGAAGTTATTGCAGCGGGCCCACCAAGTCGGTTTTGCTAATGTCAAAATCGCTGACGTGATGCAAGAACCATTGTTTGTTCCAGAAACCATCATGATCGACCGTTTACTTTATGAATTTAAGAAAACACAAAATCAATTGAGTATTTTACGTGATGAATACGGTGGTTTAGTCGGTTTAGTTTCAATCGAGGATCTATTGGAAGAGATCGTTGGTGAGATTGATGATGAAACTGATGAAGCCGAAGTTTTGTACCGACAGATTGATCCACGGCATTATGTCGTTAAAGGAAATATGCCGTTAGATGATTTTAATGAGTTATTTGCTACTGAAATTGATAGTCCAGATGTGGATACGATTGCTGGTTATACCTTAGCTGAATTAGGCACTATTCCTGATCTTGGTGAGCAGTTAACTTTAAAATTAACGAATGGCATTGAATTACAAACTGGGGCAGTTGAAGGTTCACGTTTACTTGAGGTGTTGGTGACTTTACCTGAAGATAAGCCGGCTACCCCCGCAAAAGCAGAAGAGTGA
- a CDS encoding YihY/virulence factor BrkB family protein, with amino-acid sequence MKKAQRPIPMSRRQRGGRFIYLLMAQLKTSGINDAAVVVAFWELLSLFPLIIFAGNVVPLLHIDGQNILDYAITAVPPTIAKQILPIAEHFMPKSGSNNSLLSIGAIGTWWAGSRGINALKRMMDRTYGVLGQQNPILLRMISLFMTVLLAIALVAIVVVFSFGQQVLDWITPLLNIPDTLSSWFSTLKWPVTSAAVFLMLVLIYYVLPNVKLRLRSVLPGAFLTTFGWLLLSQLFSLYVRYFAQTVLSYGTVGFFIVLLL; translated from the coding sequence ATGAAAAAAGCGCAGCGACCGATTCCAATGAGTCGGCGGCAACGCGGCGGGCGCTTCATTTATTTACTGATGGCACAATTAAAAACGTCAGGAATCAATGATGCAGCTGTAGTGGTGGCTTTTTGGGAGTTACTATCGCTGTTTCCGTTAATTATTTTTGCGGGTAACGTGGTCCCATTATTACACATTGATGGTCAAAATATACTTGATTATGCAATCACTGCAGTACCACCAACGATTGCCAAACAGATTTTACCGATTGCAGAACACTTTATGCCTAAAAGTGGTAGTAATAATAGCTTGTTATCAATTGGGGCGATCGGGACTTGGTGGGCTGGTAGCCGCGGTATCAACGCGTTAAAACGGATGATGGATCGTACTTATGGTGTATTAGGACAACAAAACCCAATTTTGTTGCGGATGATCTCGCTGTTTATGACGGTTTTATTGGCGATTGCTTTAGTTGCGATCGTGGTCGTTTTCAGCTTTGGTCAACAGGTGTTGGATTGGATCACACCGCTATTAAATATTCCTGATACGTTGTCGAGTTGGTTCAGTACATTAAAATGGCCGGTAACGTCAGCGGCAGTTTTTTTGATGTTGGTATTGATCTACTATGTATTGCCGAATGTTAAATTACGTTTACGTAGCGTTCTGCCAGGAGCTTTTTTGACGACTTTTGGTTGGTTGCTATTATCACAATTATTTTCGTTATATGTGCGATACTTTGCTCAAACGGTGCTCAGTTACGGAACAGTCGGTTTCTTTATTGTTTTGTTGCTGTAG
- a CDS encoding GNAT family N-acetyltransferase, with translation MEIRQTTDLNSPIYHDALAIRKTVFVQEQHVPIDLEIENEDKTIHFVGYIGQQPVATARLLPEAGGYHVQRVAILREHRGHDYGRELFAALEDYARQHDRLTLTLGGQDHALGFYERLGFSRTARPGFLDAGIPHHEMQKKLD, from the coding sequence ATGGAAATTCGCCAAACTACTGATTTAAATAGTCCGATTTATCACGACGCACTTGCGATCCGCAAAACTGTTTTTGTACAAGAGCAGCACGTGCCGATCGATTTAGAAATTGAAAATGAAGACAAAACGATTCATTTTGTCGGTTACATTGGGCAGCAACCAGTCGCTACAGCCCGTTTATTACCTGAAGCTGGCGGCTATCACGTTCAACGCGTGGCTATTTTACGCGAGCACCGCGGTCACGATTATGGGCGTGAATTATTTGCCGCGTTAGAAGATTATGCCCGCCAACACGATCGTTTAACACTGACTTTAGGTGGACAAGATCATGCATTAGGTTTTTACGAACGATTAGGCTTCAGTCGAACCGCACGACCTGGCTTTTTAGACGCTGGTATCCCCCATCATGAAATGCAAAAAAAACTTGATTAG
- a CDS encoding IS4 family transposase, translated as MSTIQHSTPNIHLAMQHFSKLVQLPDVLRRANIHKTRGIQVPVLFEWLITTIFTRYSIFRAESDPHFTKKTARNCLNNRHTNWQRLVILLAVRLIQYVKHFTDTRRAQALILDDSLFKREFSRKTELLARVFDHNHQRYYHGFRTLTLGWSDGNTFLPVDFALMSSGKAKNQLGPINQFDPRTLAAQRRAQAKRKMNEVALELVDSALSAGIKTKYVLFDSWFASPRLFFELLQRGQFGVGMLKRSEKVYFRYRGRQMDVKSLYERLRRSKWPQHQNYHYSPIVTFEVGGQPMKVKLVFVPNRTDHSQYLVLGTTKTTLEPDQIIQLYGRRWQIEGYFKVAKQYLRFDQTQVQSYDGLCGHMAMVMMSYDILALHQREQVDERTLGDLFYNFGRPLPDIEIAVALAWLMRQLTGLGEKLGLTTTIIDELFDQFIRTLPNNLAQLLGNGV; from the coding sequence ATGTCTACTATACAACATTCTACCCCTAATATTCACCTAGCAATGCAACATTTTTCTAAATTGGTCCAGTTACCTGACGTTTTACGTCGCGCTAATATCCATAAAACTCGTGGTATTCAGGTGCCAGTCCTGTTTGAATGGCTGATCACCACTATTTTTACGCGCTATTCCATCTTTCGTGCCGAATCTGATCCACATTTTACTAAGAAAACCGCCCGCAACTGTCTCAATAATCGCCATACAAATTGGCAACGTCTAGTTATTTTACTCGCAGTGCGGCTAATTCAATATGTTAAACACTTTACGGATACCCGCCGTGCACAAGCGCTCATCCTAGATGATTCCTTATTCAAGCGTGAGTTCTCGCGTAAAACTGAGTTATTAGCTCGGGTTTTTGATCATAATCACCAGCGCTATTATCATGGCTTTCGTACGTTAACTTTAGGTTGGAGTGATGGGAATACTTTCTTGCCCGTTGATTTTGCGCTGATGTCATCTGGCAAAGCCAAAAATCAATTAGGTCCGATCAACCAATTTGATCCGCGTACATTAGCCGCACAGCGACGAGCACAAGCCAAACGAAAAATGAATGAGGTTGCCTTAGAGCTAGTTGATTCGGCTTTAAGTGCTGGCATTAAAACTAAATACGTTCTGTTTGATAGCTGGTTTGCTTCACCAAGACTATTTTTTGAGTTACTGCAACGCGGTCAGTTTGGTGTAGGTATGCTCAAACGCAGTGAGAAAGTTTATTTTCGTTATCGTGGTCGCCAAATGGATGTTAAATCGTTGTACGAGCGCCTTCGGCGGAGTAAATGGCCTCAGCATCAGAATTATCATTATAGTCCCATTGTCACTTTCGAAGTTGGAGGTCAGCCCATGAAAGTTAAATTAGTTTTCGTTCCTAACCGAACAGATCACAGTCAGTATCTGGTTTTAGGTACAACAAAAACGACCCTAGAACCTGACCAAATCATTCAACTTTATGGTCGTCGCTGGCAGATCGAGGGCTACTTCAAAGTAGCCAAACAATACCTGCGTTTTGATCAAACCCAAGTCCAAAGTTACGATGGACTGTGCGGCCATATGGCCATGGTCATGATGAGTTACGATATTTTAGCGCTGCATCAACGCGAACAAGTTGATGAACGAACGCTTGGCGATTTATTTTATAATTTTGGCCGCCCGTTGCCGGATATTGAGATCGCAGTCGCTTTAGCTTGGTTGATGCGCCAATTAACTGGTCTAGGTGAAAAGTTAGGGCTCACAACAACCATCATTGATGAACTCTTCGATCAATTTATCCGAACACTGCCCAATAATCTGGCCCAATTATTGGGCAATGGCGTGTAA
- the recX gene encoding recombination regulator RecX, which yields MPTITKITTQKRKGRYNIYLDEEYAFPVSESVLIKFRLTKGMEVPAELRAEIDTAEAHAQAYQLALNYLSYQLRTEMEVRIYLKQHDIPVAVRQQVIQRLYELNLLDDAGYAASYVRTAMRTSDKGPQVIRTKLREKGVKPELITNALDLFTTNDLLANGLKLAEKLAKRYRQQSFQNRQQKIRLGLRQKGFDADVTNQIISQLELVRDDDTEWAALVEQGEKVWRKTARYSGYERKQKAKQQLYRKGFALDQIDHFLTEKQAETE from the coding sequence ATGCCAACAATTACAAAAATTACGACGCAGAAACGTAAAGGACGCTACAATATTTACCTTGATGAGGAATATGCTTTTCCAGTCAGTGAAAGTGTGCTGATTAAGTTTCGCTTAACTAAAGGCATGGAAGTGCCTGCGGAATTGCGCGCTGAGATCGATACCGCTGAGGCTCATGCACAAGCCTATCAGTTAGCACTAAATTATTTGTCGTATCAATTGCGTACAGAGATGGAAGTGCGTATCTACCTAAAACAACACGATATTCCAGTGGCGGTACGGCAACAAGTCATTCAACGCTTGTATGAACTAAATCTCTTGGATGATGCCGGATATGCGGCTAGTTATGTGCGCACCGCGATGCGCACCAGTGATAAGGGCCCCCAAGTGATTCGAACCAAATTACGCGAAAAAGGGGTCAAACCAGAATTGATCACTAATGCTTTGGATTTATTTACTACTAATGATCTACTGGCTAACGGGTTGAAATTAGCTGAAAAATTAGCTAAACGCTATCGGCAACAAAGTTTTCAGAATCGGCAACAGAAAATTCGACTAGGTCTACGGCAAAAAGGATTTGATGCTGATGTGACTAATCAAATTATTAGTCAGCTAGAATTAGTTCGGGATGACGATACAGAATGGGCAGCACTAGTTGAACAAGGTGAAAAAGTTTGGCGGAAAACAGCACGCTACAGTGGCTATGAACGGAAACAAAAGGCTAAGCAGCAACTTTATCGTAAAGGATTTGCATTGGATCAAATTGATCACTTTTTAACTGAAAAGCAAGCTGAAACAGAATAA
- a CDS encoding flavodoxin has translation MASAKIIYASMTGNNEEIADIVSEALENLGVDVDVSEISQADTEDFADVDICIVATYTYGDGELPDEAVDFYEDLQDEDLSGKVYGVCGSGDTFYDDSFGKSVDDFAAAFEKTGATKGADIVKVDLEAEEDDIEHLEAFAKSLAEKAADM, from the coding sequence ATGGCTAGTGCAAAAATTATTTATGCAAGTATGACCGGCAATAATGAAGAAATTGCCGATATTGTTTCTGAGGCTTTGGAAAATTTAGGCGTCGATGTTGACGTTAGTGAAATTTCACAAGCTGATACCGAAGACTTCGCAGACGTTGATATCTGCATTGTCGCAACATATACATATGGTGACGGCGAATTACCTGATGAAGCCGTTGATTTTTATGAAGATCTACAAGATGAAGATCTTAGCGGTAAGGTTTATGGTGTCTGTGGTTCCGGCGATACCTTCTACGATGACAGCTTTGGCAAATCGGTTGATGATTTCGCAGCTGCTTTCGAAAAAACTGGTGCAACAAAAGGTGCCGATATCGTTAAAGTCGATCTCGAAGCCGAAGAAGACGACATTGAACACTTAGAAGCTTTTGCTAAAAGCTTAGCAGAAAAAGCAGCAGATATGTAA
- the rlmD gene encoding 23S rRNA (uracil(1939)-C(5))-methyltransferase RlmD: MPEITYFHDIQVGQRFPLTIKRLGINGEGIGYYKRTIVFVKGALPDEVIVVEVTATAPKYVNAKIHTLRKKSPQRVEPRDADYYGHVGGIELEHLSYPAQLAFKVDVIRQSLEKFKPRGYQHYKLLPTIGMAEPYEYRNKAQFQVRELNGHVAAGLYQEHSHQLVDLKTFSTQRPATMQVIRYVVALLEELKVPIYNEEQNSGIVKTLVVRESFSTGHLQLTFITNSRKLPHKRELLSRIHTKMPQITSIMQNLNQGRTSLIWGEETFNLAGDDYITETLSGLTFKLSARAFFQLNPAQTAKMYALAREALQLAPHESLVDAYCGVGTIGLSLADTASEVRGMDIVPAAIADAQENANLNHIDNAKYEVGKAEELLPQWLAAGFAPDALVVDPPRTGLDQALLHAILDSRPQKFVYISCNPSTLARDLVRLSEVYAVDYIQSIDMFPQTARVEAVVRLEKRNIYR, from the coding sequence ATGCCAGAAATTACTTATTTTCATGACATTCAAGTTGGCCAGCGTTTTCCTTTGACAATCAAACGGCTCGGCATCAACGGTGAAGGAATCGGCTATTACAAGCGGACGATTGTCTTCGTAAAAGGCGCTTTACCTGATGAAGTCATTGTAGTCGAAGTCACTGCCACGGCACCCAAATACGTTAACGCTAAAATTCATACACTACGTAAAAAAAGTCCACAGCGAGTTGAGCCTCGTGACGCTGATTACTATGGTCATGTTGGTGGTATCGAGCTAGAACATTTAAGCTACCCTGCTCAATTAGCCTTTAAAGTCGATGTTATTCGCCAATCGCTGGAAAAATTCAAGCCACGCGGTTATCAACATTACAAGCTACTCCCAACGATCGGTATGGCTGAGCCATATGAATATCGTAATAAGGCTCAGTTCCAGGTACGTGAACTAAACGGTCATGTTGCCGCCGGTTTATATCAAGAACATAGCCATCAATTAGTCGATTTGAAAACTTTTAGCACGCAACGGCCAGCCACGATGCAAGTTATTCGGTATGTAGTGGCATTGTTAGAAGAATTAAAGGTACCGATCTACAATGAAGAACAAAATTCTGGTATCGTCAAAACCTTAGTCGTCCGCGAATCATTTAGTACTGGGCACCTGCAACTCACTTTCATCACCAATTCACGTAAATTACCACATAAACGTGAGTTGCTGAGCCGTATTCACACCAAAATGCCACAGATCACGTCGATTATGCAAAATCTGAATCAAGGACGAACTTCGCTGATCTGGGGTGAAGAAACCTTCAATCTTGCCGGCGATGACTATATTACGGAAACACTGTCCGGCCTGACTTTTAAATTATCTGCTCGTGCTTTTTTCCAGCTCAATCCTGCCCAAACAGCTAAGATGTATGCTCTAGCACGTGAAGCATTACAATTAGCTCCCCACGAAAGCTTAGTGGATGCTTATTGTGGTGTTGGTACGATTGGTTTGTCGCTGGCGGATACCGCTAGCGAAGTCCGCGGTATGGACATTGTGCCGGCAGCAATTGCCGATGCCCAGGAAAATGCTAACTTAAATCACATCGATAATGCTAAATACGAAGTCGGTAAGGCTGAGGAATTATTACCACAGTGGTTGGCCGCGGGTTTTGCACCTGATGCTTTAGTCGTTGATCCACCCCGGACTGGCTTAGATCAAGCTTTGTTGCACGCAATACTTGATAGTCGCCCACAAAAATTTGTCTATATCAGTTGTAATCCGTCAACTTTAGCCCGCGATTTAGTCCGTCTTAGTGAAGTCTATGCCGTTGACTATATTCAATCGATCGACATGTTTCCACAAACGGCACGCGTCGAAGCCGTAGTCCGGTTAGAAAAAAGAAATATCTATCGTTAA